In Aquiflexum balticum DSM 16537, a single genomic region encodes these proteins:
- a CDS encoding FG-GAP repeat domain-containing protein — MKIQNTNQKNLTKSKNRIVLFLFLLTSVLSCNDQQSQQQSPQAVKGDQITFKKHVLTKDFVAEGVAVGDVNQDGLIDVMAGAFWFEAPNWTLHELTKPMKFEYDKGYSNAFVSQGMDVNHDGWVDFVRIGFPGKEVMWFENPKNEGGFWKSHAIYPTLGNESAGFYDLDGDGKLEIIGGNSSTGEIIWMKAPESAENPEWKVYTISRKDSPGSAPFSHGLGVSDMNGNGRNDIIIKEGWWEAPEDPRSPAWKFHPANLGEASAQMYAYDFNGDGLKDVLSSSAHELGVWWHQQIKDQSGEVSWKTHHIDSTYTQTHGVAFVDINSNGLPDFITGKRFFAHMGTDPGEFDPPYLYWYEFIPGPSPNWIRHQIDDDSGVGVHLIAEDITKDDLVDIIIANKKGVFVFEQERKQ, encoded by the coding sequence ATGAAAATCCAAAATACCAACCAAAAGAATTTGACCAAATCAAAAAACAGGATTGTTCTGTTTCTTTTTTTGCTGACTTCGGTTTTGTCCTGTAATGATCAGCAATCCCAACAACAGTCCCCTCAAGCGGTCAAAGGTGATCAGATAACTTTCAAAAAACATGTCCTGACCAAGGATTTTGTAGCCGAAGGAGTTGCAGTAGGAGATGTGAATCAGGATGGATTGATTGATGTGATGGCCGGGGCATTTTGGTTTGAAGCACCAAATTGGACCTTGCATGAACTCACCAAGCCCATGAAATTTGAGTATGACAAAGGGTATAGCAATGCCTTTGTGAGTCAGGGAATGGATGTCAACCATGATGGTTGGGTGGATTTTGTCAGAATAGGTTTTCCCGGCAAGGAAGTGATGTGGTTTGAAAACCCGAAAAATGAGGGAGGTTTTTGGAAATCCCATGCAATCTATCCCACATTGGGAAATGAATCCGCTGGTTTCTATGATTTAGATGGGGATGGAAAGCTTGAAATCATTGGGGGCAATTCTTCCACAGGGGAAATCATTTGGATGAAAGCTCCTGAATCAGCTGAAAATCCTGAATGGAAGGTATATACTATCAGTCGGAAAGATAGTCCCGGTTCAGCCCCATTTTCCCATGGATTGGGTGTCAGTGATATGAATGGTAACGGGAGAAATGACATCATTATCAAGGAAGGTTGGTGGGAGGCGCCTGAAGATCCCCGAAGTCCGGCTTGGAAATTTCATCCTGCCAATCTCGGAGAAGCCTCTGCTCAGATGTATGCTTATGATTTCAATGGTGATGGTCTAAAAGATGTTTTATCCTCCTCAGCCCATGAATTGGGGGTATGGTGGCATCAACAGATAAAAGATCAAAGTGGAGAGGTTTCCTGGAAGACCCATCATATTGACAGTACTTACACCCAAACACATGGAGTGGCTTTTGTAGATATCAATTCAAATGGCTTACCGGATTTTATTACCGGAAAAAGATTTTTTGCGCACATGGGGACTGATCCGGGTGAGTTTGATCCTCCTTACCTGTATTGGTATGAATTTATTCCGGGCCCCTCACCAAATTGGATCAGGCATCAGATTGATGATGATTCAGGAGTGGGTGTTCACCTTATTGCTGAAGATATTACCAAGGATGATTTGGTGGATATCATTATTGCCAACAAAAAAGGAGTTTTTGTTTTTGAACAGGAAAGAAAACAATAG
- a CDS encoding VF530 family protein, with product MENNHNLDPKAQPNNPLHGVRLIDMIEYLVNKYGWESLGERITIRCFTHDPSINSSLKFLRKTEWARKKVEDLYVKTVERERRR from the coding sequence ATGGAAAACAATCACAACCTAGACCCCAAAGCACAGCCGAATAACCCATTGCATGGTGTAAGGTTGATTGATATGATTGAATATTTGGTCAACAAATATGGTTGGGAAAGTCTCGGAGAAAGAATAACTATCCGTTGTTTTACCCATGATCCTTCCATCAATTCCAGCCTTAAATTTCTACGCAAAACCGAATGGGCGAGGAAGAAGGTGGAGGACCTGTATGTAAAGACTGTGGAAAGGGAGAGGAGAAGGTAG